A genomic stretch from Erigeron canadensis isolate Cc75 chromosome 9, C_canadensis_v1, whole genome shotgun sequence includes:
- the LOC122582979 gene encoding protein JINGUBANG-like, which yields MNPQNTIELPSTPLLSTTSSSSNTSGESPVTSNRFLDHYNIPKTPSSCSSYRSLSVLTGHDGSVSCLAICGEFILSASHGKDIIVWQQPDLRQFTKFGQGDGSVKSVVTAGNKVFTAHQDSRIRVWKVSRSSENVFKLVDTLPTTKDYLGKFMKQSNYVQTRRHHKRLWIEHADSISCLAVSNGLVYSGSWDKTLKVWRVNDLKCLESIKAHDDAINALIASNGIVYSASADGKIKAWGRSKNEPKSSHSLKGILEGHKDISINSVVVSDDGTVVYSGGSDGYIMGWLSNKDFDSWKCICEVKAHNMAILCMCIKGEILCSGSSDKSICIWKREMKGLTKIGVVKGHGGPIKCLQASPNSVGGGFLLYSGSLDKSIRVWWVPHYNYDYDDEVNKKDLIKSSSQCTSRMMISV from the coding sequence ATGAATCCCCAAAACACAATCGAATTACCATCAACGCCACTCTTATCAACAACATCTAGCAGCAGCAACACAAGCGGTGAAAGCCCGGTTACATCGAACCGCTTCCTTGATCACTACAACATCCCAAAAACACCTTCTTCGTGTTCATCATATCGATCACTTTCCGTCCTCACGGGACACGATGGCTCGGTATCGTGTCTAGCAATATGTGGTGAATTCATTCTTAGTGCTTCACATGGGAAAGACATTATTGTATGGCAACAACCCGACCTTAGACAATTTACTAAATTCGGACAAGGGGATGGATCGGTAAAATCAGTAGTTACCGCAGGAAACAAAGTTTTTACCGCCCATCAAGATTcaagaattagggtttggaAAGTGTCAAGAAGTTCTGAAAATGTATTCAAACTTGTGGACACACTTCCAACTACTAAAGATTATTTGGGAAAGTTTATGAAACAAAGTAATTATGTACAAACAAGAAGGCATCATAAAAGGTTATGGATTGAGCACGCGGATAGTATATCGTGTTTAGCGGTTTCAAATGGCCTGGTTTATTCGGGCTCATGGGACAAAACTTTAAAAGTGTGGCGGGTCAATGATTTAAAGTGTTTAGAATCGATAAAAGCGCATGATGACGCTATAAATGCGTTGATCGCGAGCAATGGAATAGTGTATTCGGCTTCTGCGGATGGTAAGATAAAAGCATGGGGAAGAAGTAAGAATGAGCCAAAAAGTTCACATTCTTTAAAGGGTATTTTGGAGGGACATAAAGATATATCGATAAATTCCGTGGTGGTTTCAGATGATGGCACGGTGGTTTACAGTGGAGGGTCAGATGGGTATATTATGGGATGGTTAAGTAACAAAGATTTTGATAGTTGGAAGTGTATATGTGAAGTTAAGGCACATAATATGGCAATTTTGTGTATGTGCATAAAAGGTGAAATATTATGTAGTGGTTCAAGTGAcaaaagtatatgtatatggaAAAGGGAAATGAAAGGTTTGACCAAGATTGGTGTGGTCAAAGGGCATGGAGGTCCTATTAAGTGTTTACAAGCTTCACCAAATAGTGTTGGAGGTGGCTTTTTGCTATATAGCGGTAGCCTTGACAAGAGTATAAGAGTTTGGTGGGTTCCAcattataattatgattatgatgatgaagttAACAAAAAGGATTTGATCAAGTCATCTAGTCAGTGTACAAGCAGGATGATGATATCAGTCTAA
- the LOC122583303 gene encoding uncharacterized protein LOC122583303, with product MELGRVTLYVAELQRANLDTVVEWLHSPTSSSHIHTFKFVFWAFGPAIRAFQRCIPVIFVDGTHLKGSYKGKLLTVVTKNANGQLLQVAFGLVDEESNESWAWFLNLFEEHVGSQRQGDLCIISDRHQGILNAVNQIQEWHHRYCLRHVCSNVNSHFKNKRIKNLAWVIGSTSQSSKYTWAINQVKGEDDAVWPYLRNIGLDKWTLRHDSGLRRWANLTTNIVEFQNNILGKARMLPIRALIESTFTWTRDHFVSQYRKASSWKPPLSRKMWEVYQMRERAAISHRVEVFDERTGNYTVRTNQRNAQGEYRQERAANLLSKRYTTRSWINKYNAALAPLREVNYWAQVDWQIQGDPEKLVTQRGRRRTRRYQNEMDESSTSRSSSSRQQARCGVCGHLGHNRKTCPDL from the exons ATGGAACTTGGCCGAGTAACTTTGTATGTTGCTGAATTACAACGTGCTAACCTAGACACTGTTGTGGAATGGCTCCATTCTCCAACCAGTTCAAgccatatacatacattcaagTTTGTATTTTGGGCATTTGGACCGGCAATTAGGGCATTCCAACGTTGTATTCCGGTGATCTTTGTCGATGGCACTCATTTGAAAGGCAGCTACAAGGGTAAGTTGCTAACTGTAGTGACGAAGAACGCCAATGGACAACTATTGCAGGTCGCTTTTGGCTTGGTTGATGAAGAGTCTAATGAAAGTTGGGCATGGTTTCTAAATCTCTTTGAAGAGCATGTCGGATCGCAGCGGCAGGGTGATTTGTGTATCATTTCAGACCGTCACCAAGGCATTCTTAATGCAGTGAACCAAATTCAGGAGTGGCATCATCGGTATTGTTTGAGGCACGTTTGTAGCAACGTGAACTCGCACTTCAAGAACAAGAGAATCAAAAATCTGGCTTGGGTTATCGGTTCCACGTCCCAATCATCCAAGTATACTTGGGCGATTAATCAAGTCAAAGGTGAAGATGATGCTGTTTGGCCGTATCTGAGAAACATTGGTTTGGATAAGTGGACTCTAAGGCATGACTCGGGCCTTCGTCGTTGGGCTAACTTAACGACAAACATTGTCGAGTTCCAAAACAATATCCTTGGTAAGGCTCGAATGCTACCTATTAGAGCTTTAATTGAGAGCACTTTTACTTGGACAAGAGACCATTTTGTCAGCCAATACCGGAAGGCCAGTAGTTGGAAGCCACCACTATCACGCAAAATGTGGGAGGTTTATCAGATGCGTGAAAGAGCCGCAATAAGCCATAGGGtggaagtgtttgatgaacGAACAGGAAATTACACGGTTCGAACAAACCAGAGAAATGCACAAGGCGA ATATAGACAAGAGAGAGCTGCTAATCTTCTAAGTAAGAGGTACACAACTAGGAGTTGGATAAATAAGTATAATGCCGCACTTGCTCCCCTCCGAGAGGTGAATTACTGGGCGCAGGTAGATTGGCAGATCCAGGGAGACCCAGAAAAACTGGTCACGCAAAGGGGTAGGAGACGCACCAGACGGTACCAGAACGAGATGGATGAGAGTTCTACCAGCAGATCTTCAAGCTCAAGACAACAAGCTAGATGTGGTGTTTGTGGTCATTTGGGCCATAACAGGAAGACATGCCCTGACCTTTGA